The DNA window AGCGAAGCGACGCGCTGACCTTCGAAATCGAACTCGCCGACCCCGACGTGCTCGAAGCGGTCGGCGAGGAGTACGACGTTCCGGTCCACCCCGACCCGGCCACGCTTCGAACCATTCAGGACAAACTCGTCCAGAAGCGCGCACTGCAGGACCGCGGAATTCCGGTCCCCGACTTCCGCCCCGTCGATTCCCGCGAGGACCTCCTCGAAGCGGGCGAGGAGTTCGGCTACCCGATGATGCTGAAAGCGCGGCGCGGCGGCTACGACGGGCGCGGAAACGTCCCCGTCGAGGACGAGGACGACGTGGACAACGCGCTCTCGCAAGTCTCGGGCGAGTTGATGGTCGAGGAGTTCGTCCCCTTCGAGCGCGAACTCTCGGTCATCGCCGTCAAGGGCGACGACGAGGTGGCGACGTTCCCCGTCGGGGAGAACGTCCACGAGGAGGAAATCCTTCGGCAGACGGTCGTTCCCGCGCGGACCTCCGACGAGGTTCGGGAGCGCGCCGAGGACGTCGCCCGCGAGGTTCTTTCGGCACTCTCCGGGAGAGGGACGTACGGAATCGAGCTATTTGAAGGGGAAGACGGGGATATTTCGGTCAACGAAATCGCACCCCGACCGCACAACTCCGGTCACTACACCATCGAAGGCGCGCTGACCTCGCAGTTCGAACAGCACGCCCGCGGCGTCCTCGGGTATCCGCTTGGCGCGACGGACCTCCGCGGTCCGGTCGTGAGTTCGAACATCCTCGGCGACGTCGACGAACCCGAAACCGCCGCCCTCTCCGGGGTCGAGGGAGTCCTCTCGAGCGACGGCGCGGCGTTCCACTGGTACGGCAAACGCCAAGTCCGCCCGCTCCGGAAGATGGGACACGTCACGCTCGTCGGCGACGACCTCGATGCGGACGACGAATCGACGCTCACCGACCTGCTCGAAGAGGCGCGCGAACTCACCGACTCACTCACGTTCCAATGACCACCGCAGAATCAGTTACGACGCTCATCGAACAGTTCGAAGCCGAGGCGAACCGCGACCGACCGACGGAGGAGACGCCCGAAGTCGGCATCATCATGGGG is part of the Haladaptatus paucihalophilus DX253 genome and encodes:
- a CDS encoding 5-(carboxyamino)imidazole ribonucleotide synthase, producing the protein MVTASPLTLGVVGGGQLGRMLAEAASPLGVELVVLDPTPDCPASLVARDQIVGDFDDEEAIRELAERSDALTFEIELADPDVLEAVGEEYDVPVHPDPATLRTIQDKLVQKRALQDRGIPVPDFRPVDSREDLLEAGEEFGYPMMLKARRGGYDGRGNVPVEDEDDVDNALSQVSGELMVEEFVPFERELSVIAVKGDDEVATFPVGENVHEEEILRQTVVPARTSDEVRERAEDVAREVLSALSGRGTYGIELFEGEDGDISVNEIAPRPHNSGHYTIEGALTSQFEQHARGVLGYPLGATDLRGPVVSSNILGDVDEPETAALSGVEGVLSSDGAAFHWYGKRQVRPLRKMGHVTLVGDDLDADDESTLTDLLEEARELTDSLTFQ